A part of Lacibacter sp. H407 genomic DNA contains:
- a CDS encoding SusC/RagA family TonB-linked outer membrane protein has protein sequence MRRCLLACILLLNLSLAFAQQVTISGTVTGSDNAPVEGVSVKVKGSQTAGAITNAEGKYRITISTRDAFLIFSHVGYLDRELSPGKNSTLDVVLQSRIKESEEVVVVGYGTVRKKDLTGSVAKVNMEDINKAPVRSFDEALAGRTAGVQVQSSDGQPGSGISIVVRGNNSITQNNSPLYVIDGFPIENSDNNAINPADIETIEVLKDASATAIYGARGANGVIMITTKKGKEGPPVISLNVSYGTQKALKKMDLLSAYEYVRYQIESDPALTPAAGSFGQTPTQIYLANGKSINDYKNEKAFDWQDAVLREAPMANYNLAVTGGTKQTRYAISGSYLDQQGILINSGYKRYQGRIVLDQTINSKLKISVNANYSNLMQSGISPSQSVFSASHNLMVAIWGARPVSPDVDDPDDMLFDPTINSATDYRVNPVVNQKNLVRNNRLQNFTVNAYAEYAIMPSLKLRISGGIVQNIGENEVFNNSQTQYGNPRSLDQVNGSIAFPKNSSWLNENTLNWNKSFGKSHTLNAVAGFTAQSGKSSAYGMRATQLPNEELGLSGLDEGILQPISATSSLWSMASYLGRVNYSYKSKYLFTASFRADGSSKFSANNRWSYFPSGAFSWRFSKENFLVNSKILSEGKFRVSYGQTGNNRVSDFAYLTLMRLTNPLYVFNNNYQPGVEAVQLGNSDLRWENTQQIDVGVDLGFFDQRLNFTADVYQKTTPDLLLNADLPTSTGFTTVFKNVGSVRNQGLEFSLNSVNIQKAKFSWSSSFNISFNKSEVLKLAEDQEALLSNINWDQNWRNTPAYIAKLGMPLGMMYGFIWDGVYTYDDFNRTGTGGYILKDNVTTNGNNRDRIQPGDIKYRDLNGDKVVNANDYTIIGRGLPVHYGGFTNNFTYGDFDLNIFFQWSYGNDILNTNLVYFGANEAHTSRNLFAFYKDRWTPENPDSKIPRLKGFRGGGYSSYMVEDGSYLRLKTVSLGYNVNGRLLSKVKIRSLRAYVSAQNLITWTNYTGLDPEVSAYNSALTPGFDFSTYPRARTITFGLNLSF, from the coding sequence ATGAGACGTTGCTTGCTTGCATGTATTCTGCTGCTGAATCTGTCCCTTGCCTTTGCGCAACAGGTTACAATCAGCGGAACTGTTACCGGTTCTGATAACGCTCCAGTAGAAGGAGTTTCAGTGAAAGTGAAAGGATCACAAACAGCCGGCGCTATTACCAATGCGGAAGGTAAATACCGCATTACCATTTCCACCCGGGATGCATTTTTGATTTTTTCGCATGTTGGCTATTTAGACAGAGAATTATCGCCCGGTAAAAATTCAACTTTAGATGTTGTGCTGCAGTCAAGAATAAAAGAATCGGAAGAGGTGGTTGTAGTTGGCTACGGAACCGTGAGGAAAAAAGATCTTACCGGTTCGGTTGCAAAAGTGAACATGGAAGATATCAATAAAGCACCGGTGCGTTCATTTGATGAAGCACTTGCCGGTCGTACTGCTGGTGTTCAGGTGCAATCGAGTGATGGGCAGCCGGGCTCAGGTATCAGCATTGTTGTAAGGGGTAATAATTCCATTACACAAAACAACTCACCGCTCTATGTTATCGATGGATTTCCTATTGAAAATTCAGATAACAATGCCATCAATCCAGCCGATATTGAAACCATTGAAGTATTGAAAGATGCATCTGCAACTGCAATTTATGGTGCACGTGGTGCGAATGGGGTTATTATGATCACAACAAAGAAAGGAAAAGAAGGCCCGCCGGTCATTTCATTGAATGTATCATATGGTACTCAAAAAGCACTAAAGAAAATGGATTTATTAAGTGCTTATGAATATGTACGCTATCAAATAGAATCTGATCCTGCACTTACTCCTGCTGCTGGTTCTTTTGGACAAACTCCAACCCAGATTTATCTTGCTAACGGAAAAAGTATAAACGACTATAAAAATGAAAAAGCTTTTGATTGGCAGGATGCGGTTTTGCGTGAGGCGCCAATGGCCAACTACAACCTGGCTGTAACAGGAGGCACCAAGCAAACAAGATATGCCATTTCAGGTTCGTACCTCGATCAACAGGGAATTCTGATAAACTCCGGATACAAACGCTATCAGGGAAGAATCGTTTTAGATCAAACTATCAATTCAAAATTGAAGATCAGCGTTAATGCTAACTACAGCAATTTGATGCAATCAGGTATCAGTCCCAGTCAAAGTGTTTTCAGTGCCAGTCATAATCTGATGGTTGCAATCTGGGGTGCAAGACCTGTTTCTCCTGATGTAGACGATCCGGATGATATGCTGTTTGATCCTACTATTAATTCGGCAACTGACTATCGAGTAAACCCTGTAGTCAATCAAAAAAATCTCGTTCGAAATAACCGTTTGCAGAATTTTACAGTAAATGCTTATGCAGAGTATGCAATAATGCCAAGCTTAAAATTGCGGATTAGTGGCGGCATTGTACAGAACATTGGCGAGAATGAAGTATTTAATAATTCCCAAACCCAGTATGGCAATCCCCGATCATTGGATCAGGTAAATGGTTCCATCGCTTTTCCAAAAAACAGTTCCTGGTTAAATGAAAATACACTGAACTGGAATAAGTCATTTGGAAAATCACATACTCTGAATGCTGTTGCCGGATTCACTGCACAGTCGGGAAAATCTTCAGCATATGGAATGCGGGCAACACAACTTCCGAACGAAGAGTTAGGACTCAGCGGTTTGGATGAAGGTATTTTACAGCCGATTTCTGCAACAAGTTCCTTGTGGTCGATGGCTTCTTATCTGGGAAGAGTGAATTACAGTTACAAATCAAAATACCTGTTTACTGCTTCTTTCCGTGCTGATGGATCGTCAAAGTTCTCAGCAAACAACAGATGGAGTTATTTCCCTTCCGGAGCTTTTTCATGGCGTTTTTCGAAAGAAAATTTTCTGGTGAACAGCAAAATTTTGTCGGAGGGTAAATTCAGAGTAAGCTATGGGCAAACAGGAAATAACCGTGTAAGCGATTTTGCTTATCTAACACTCATGCGGTTAACGAACCCACTTTATGTTTTCAATAATAACTATCAACCGGGAGTTGAAGCTGTACAGTTAGGTAACAGCGATCTGCGTTGGGAAAATACACAGCAGATTGATGTGGGTGTTGATTTAGGATTTTTTGATCAGCGATTAAACTTTACCGCTGACGTTTATCAAAAAACAACTCCGGATCTGTTATTGAATGCCGATCTTCCTACATCTACCGGTTTTACCACTGTGTTTAAAAATGTAGGTAGTGTGCGCAACCAGGGACTTGAGTTTTCATTGAATTCGGTGAACATACAAAAGGCTAAGTTTTCATGGAGTTCAAGTTTTAATATTTCCTTTAATAAAAGTGAGGTGTTGAAACTGGCCGAAGATCAGGAAGCATTATTAAGTAATATCAACTGGGATCAGAACTGGAGAAATACACCTGCTTATATTGCAAAACTCGGAATGCCGCTGGGTATGATGTATGGATTTATCTGGGATGGTGTTTATACCTACGATGATTTTAACAGAACAGGCACCGGTGGATATATTTTAAAGGATAATGTTACTACCAATGGAAACAACAGAGATAGAATTCAACCGGGCGATATTAAGTACAGAGATCTTAATGGCGATAAAGTGGTAAATGCAAATGATTACACAATCATCGGCAGAGGATTGCCAGTTCATTATGGAGGCTTTACCAACAATTTTACCTACGGTGATTTTGATCTGAATATATTCTTCCAGTGGTCGTACGGTAATGATATCTTAAATACGAATCTTGTCTATTTCGGAGCAAATGAGGCACACACAAGCAGAAACCTGTTTGCTTTTTACAAAGACCGCTGGACACCTGAAAACCCCGATTCAAAGATTCCACGTTTGAAAGGTTTTCGTGGAGGTGGATATTCTTCATACATGGTTGAAGATGGTTCCTATCTGCGTTTAAAAACAGTATCACTGGGTTATAATGTAAATGGCAGATTGCTTTCGAAAGTGAAGATCAGAAGTCTCAGAGCTTATGTGTCTGCGCAAAATTTAATCACATGGACAAACTACACCGGTCTTGATCCGGAAGTAAGTGCATACAATTCGGCTCTTACACCCGGCTTTGATTTTTCAACATACCCACGTGCAAGAACAATCACGTTTGGTTTAAACTTATCCTTCTAA